The following nucleotide sequence is from Pirellulales bacterium.
CGCGGTGACCGAAACAACGCAGCGTTTTTCGCTGATGGTGGAGCGCGTCGAGTGGGCGCAGGACAAGAGTAGCGTCGACATCCAGGGCAAGGGGTTCGATGTGCAAATGCGGGTCGACGACTCCGACGTGCATGTGGCCGGCAATATTCCGGTGTTGGGGAGGCTCCTTGGCGCCCCAGCGCTTAAGACGATCGTGGAGCAATCGTTCAAACGGTTGCCCAAATAAGGGCCTGGTCGTAGCTTCTCATCCACGTATCGATTTCCAGCGGCTACAATGGGCTCCCCCGTAACTGGAGCGAGCCCATGGATCTGGTCAAAACTCTCTGCGAGCTGGTCGCGATACCGAGCGTGAACCCGATGGGGCGCGACCTGTCGGGCCCGGATATATACGAACACCGCGTCACCGACTATCTGGAATCGTGGTTCCGGGAACGCGGGATACCGTATCTGCGGCAAACAGTCGAGCCGCTGCGCGACAACATCATTGCCCGGCTCGATGGCGATCGATCGCCGCAGACGGGAGGGCCACTTCTGCTCTTCGAAGCCCACCAGGACACTGTTCCGGTCGATGGCATGACAATCGACCCGTGGAAGCCGGTGGCGCGCGACGGGCGCGTTTATGGACGCGGCTCTTGCGACATCAAGGGGGGCATGACGGCGATGTTGGGCGCGCTCGACCGCTTGGCGCGAGAACGGCCGCGGGGAATGCCCACGATTCTCATGGCCTGCACCGTGAACGAAGAACATGGATACACCGGCGCCACCGCGCTGTGCCGCATGTGGCGCGAGGCGCCGTCGCCGTTTGTTCCGCGACGACCAGACGCTGCCGTCATCGCCGAACCCACGGAGCTTGATGTTGTTGTCGCGCATAAGGGGGCAGTTCGGTGGCGCTGCCACACACGGGGCCGCGCCATCCACAGTTCCCGCCCGCACCTGGGCGACAACGCGATCTACAAGATGGCCCGCGTGGTCGCGGCCTTGCAGCGCTATGCCACGGAATTCGCGCCCACGATCCCGCCGCATCGACTATGCGGCCCGGCAACGCTCAGCGTGGGAGTTATCCACGGCGGCCTCAGCGTCAACACGGTGCCAGACGAATGCGTTATCGAGATCGACCGGCGACTGCTGCCCGGCGAAGACGGCCAGACGGCTTATGAGGAAGTGAAGCGTTACATCGCCGCACAGCCGAGCATTGATTTTGAACCGGTGCACGACGCGCCGTTTCTGAGCGGCGTGGGACTTGCCGACGACGACAACGGCGCGGTTGCCGAAGGCCTGCTGGCCGCAGTGCGGGCCGTGCGGCCAGCAGGGGCTACGGTGGGCGTATCTTACGGCACCGACGCGGCGCAGATCGCGCTTGCCGGCGTGCCATCGGTGGTGTTCGGTCCCGGCTCGATCGAACAAGCCCACACCGCCGATGAGTGGTTGGCGATCGACCAACTCGAAGCGGCCAGCGAGATCCTATACGGCTACGCTCGGCGCTTCAGTTGAGCGACTAAAAAACGTCCAGGTTGAAGTGGTGACCGTAGTGGTAACGGCGCCGCTGCGGGTAGTAATTCTGCCACTGCTTGTTGTACACCGGAACTCGCATCTCTTGGGGATACCGGTAGTACAAGCTCTCGGCGCTTTTGTAGTAGTCTTCGCCGTAGAAGTTTTGCGGGTAATAGACGTACGGATAGTGATAGAAGCGCTGCCAGTCCTGGGTGCTGTACGTATGGAGCCATTGGCGCCCATACGCCTGCTGGGCGAGCGTCTCGCCCGAGGTGCTCGCCAGCGAGAAGGCGGCCGCGCCAACCAGCGCGAGAACTATTCGACGAATCATGGAATCCCTCCTTGGCGCGGCAGCGCGGCGGCGGGCTGAGGATTGGGTCGCCCGGTGGCCGCCTGGTTCGCCTAAGAGGGAGCATCGGCTGGGCGGCATATTCGGCATGAAGCGAATATTCGGCACAAACGCGCAATCCGCGTTGCGGCAGGCCGCAAAGTCTGCCAAGGTTTCCGCGCTGAGTCGAACAGCATGGCTATTCCGGCAATTTGCCGGCGGCCAGCTCCTCGTCCCATTCGTGCATGAGCGGCCAATCGGCCGCGCAGGTGCCAAAATCGGCCATATGGAGATAGCCCTTCAGCCGGGCAATTGTGCTGTCCAAGACGGCGTCATCTTTCTTGAAGATGGGGCCATGGCTCGGCAGAAGCCATTTCACATCACTGGCCCGGATCCGCTCCAGCGAGCGCACGAATGCGGCGATGTCGCTGCCGTGATGAGCGTCGATCACGCCGACACAGCCATCGCGATAAATGTTGTCGCCGCTGAACAAAAGATCGCCCAGCCGAAACGACAATTGGCTATCGGTGTGTCCCGGCGTGTGCCAAACCTCCAGGTCGAGATTGCCCACTTTCAAGCGATCTCCATCCGACACGAGTTGGTCGATCTTCACCGACGGCATCGGCATGTGGATGTTCTGAGCGGAAATCTCAGCATACGTTTTGACCAGGTCGCTTGTTTCCAGCGGCTCGACCGCCTTGGCGTGGCCAATCACGGGCGCGCGCACAATCTGCTTGAGCTTGGCCATACCTTGCACATGATCCACGTCTGCGTGCGTGGCCACCAGTCCGCGGCAGCTCGACAGCGGAAAATCGAGCTGTCGAATCATTTCGACAATCTCGTCGACCACGTCCTCGAAGCCAATGTCGATCAGTAGCCAGTCCGCATCGTCGAACACCAGGTACACGTTGCAGCCGATGCGCTCGCCGGCCTGGTAATTCATTTCAATGACGTGCGGAAATACGGGCTTCCGTTTCAGCATGGACCTTCGTCCCCGATCAATCAGATTCGTTGGATGGCTGCTTGGGGATTCTAAGGATCGTGAAAAAAAGCGACAACCCGCGCGCCGCGACTTCGCGGTGCGCGGCCAGCTAGCGACCAAGTTGCTGGGTCGGCCCAAATCGCCGTAATGCGGCAAATTCGTTGATTACTTGGTTCGGCAGCGCGCTTCGGTGATTTCAATCGCTTTGAGCAGCCCGCGCGCTTTATTTAGGGTTTCTTGATACTCGGTAGGGGGGTCGCTGTCGGCCACCAGTCCGGCGCCCGCCTGCACATACGCTGTTTTGCCTTGCACAACGAGCGTACGCAAGGCAATGCAGGTGTCCATGTTGCCGCTGACGTCGATATATCCCACGGCGCCAGCGTAGGGGCCGCGGCGATGGGGTTCCAGCTCGTCGATGATCTCCATAGCCCGCACCTTAGGCGCCCCCGACACCGTGCCGGCGGGCAGGCAGGCGCGCAGCGCGTCGAACGCCGTAAAGCCCTCGCGCAGCTTTCCCTGCACGTTCGAAGAGATATGCATCACATGGCTATACCGCTCGATCACCATGCAGTCGGTCAGCTTGACGCTGCGAAACTGTGCCACGCGTCCGACGTCGTTGCGTCCCAAATCGACCAGCATCACATGCTCGGCCCGCTCCTTGGGATCGGACAACAACTCCTCGGCCAGTCGTTGATCCTCCGCTTCGCTGGCGCCGCGCCGCCGCGTGCCTGCCAACGGGCGTACCGTGACGGTTCCGTTGACCACCCGCACCA
It contains:
- a CDS encoding polyhydroxyalkanoic acid system family protein, whose translation is MSLIQLSLKHGTSVAEARDHLARAVTETTQRFSLMVERVEWAQDKSSVDIQGKGFDVQMRVDDSDVHVAGNIPVLGRLLGAPALKTIVEQSFKRLPK
- a CDS encoding M20 family metallopeptidase, translated to MDLVKTLCELVAIPSVNPMGRDLSGPDIYEHRVTDYLESWFRERGIPYLRQTVEPLRDNIIARLDGDRSPQTGGPLLLFEAHQDTVPVDGMTIDPWKPVARDGRVYGRGSCDIKGGMTAMLGALDRLARERPRGMPTILMACTVNEEHGYTGATALCRMWREAPSPFVPRRPDAAVIAEPTELDVVVAHKGAVRWRCHTRGRAIHSSRPHLGDNAIYKMARVVAALQRYATEFAPTIPPHRLCGPATLSVGVIHGGLSVNTVPDECVIEIDRRLLPGEDGQTAYEEVKRYIAAQPSIDFEPVHDAPFLSGVGLADDDNGAVAEGLLAAVRAVRPAGATVGVSYGTDAAQIALAGVPSVVFGPGSIEQAHTADEWLAIDQLEAASEILYGYARRFS
- a CDS encoding calmodulin-binding protein, which codes for MIRRIVLALVGAAAFSLASTSGETLAQQAYGRQWLHTYSTQDWQRFYHYPYVYYPQNFYGEDYYKSAESLYYRYPQEMRVPVYNKQWQNYYPQRRRYHYGHHFNLDVF
- a CDS encoding MBL fold metallo-hydrolase — encoded protein: MLKRKPVFPHVIEMNYQAGERIGCNVYLVFDDADWLLIDIGFEDVVDEIVEMIRQLDFPLSSCRGLVATHADVDHVQGMAKLKQIVRAPVIGHAKAVEPLETSDLVKTYAEISAQNIHMPMPSVKIDQLVSDGDRLKVGNLDLEVWHTPGHTDSQLSFRLGDLLFSGDNIYRDGCVGVIDAHHGSDIAAFVRSLERIRASDVKWLLPSHGPIFKKDDAVLDSTIARLKGYLHMADFGTCAADWPLMHEWDEELAAGKLPE